Proteins from a single region of Rhodospirillales bacterium:
- a CDS encoding ETC complex I subunit, producing MKARIYKPSKTAMQSGRAKTKPWILEYESKSARCPEPLMGWTACEDTLGQVRLKFNTMEDAENYAESNGLYYIVQAEAVRKLKPRNYGDNFKYIPPEDED from the coding sequence ATTAAAGCCAGAATTTACAAACCGTCTAAAACAGCTATGCAATCAGGGCGGGCCAAAACAAAGCCCTGGATCTTGGAATATGAAAGTAAATCTGCTCGTTGCCCTGAACCATTAATGGGCTGGACAGCTTGCGAAGATACGCTCGGCCAGGTTCGTCTAAAATTTAATACAATGGAAGATGCTGAAAATTATGCCGAATCCAACGGCTTGTACTACATAGTTCAGGCTGAGGCCGTACGAAAACTCAAGCCCCGGAATTACGGAGATAATTTCAAATATATCCCGCCGGAAGACGAAGATTAG
- a CDS encoding DUF1109 family protein gives MNEEKNIDTVINGLCDELEPCKCLAHPFVRVLPFLGVAIIYIATLACLIGIRSDLPQKFAEASFMFELFLMAFMSISAAISSSYLAVPGACEKKWIIIPPLTAFGIFCMWSLILAVSEGMHMPVLHMDHCMGEGMFMALIPMTMMIVLVRNGATTFPKITALMNALAATGLGYIGLRFTCSMDTVGHVTVSHLLPYVVIGMIMGLGARKLFKW, from the coding sequence ATGAACGAAGAAAAAAATATTGATACCGTCATTAACGGCCTTTGCGACGAGTTGGAGCCTTGTAAATGCCTTGCTCATCCGTTCGTCAGAGTTTTACCGTTTTTGGGTGTTGCAATTATTTACATCGCAACACTGGCCTGCTTAATTGGCATTCGTTCTGATTTGCCACAAAAATTCGCCGAGGCTTCCTTTATGTTTGAGTTGTTTTTAATGGCCTTCATGTCAATCTCAGCGGCAATTTCCTCATCTTATCTGGCTGTGCCAGGTGCTTGCGAAAAGAAATGGATCATCATCCCTCCACTAACGGCCTTTGGCATTTTTTGCATGTGGAGCCTCATTCTCGCCGTATCGGAAGGCATGCACATGCCGGTGCTGCATATGGATCATTGCATGGGCGAGGGGATGTTTATGGCCCTTATTCCCATGACCATGATGATCGTTCTGGTGCGAAACGGCGCAACGACTTTTCCCAAGATAACGGCGCTTATGAATGCCTTGGCCGCCACAGGGCTCGGCTATATTGGTTTACGCTTTACATGCTCTATGGATACAGTCGGCCACGTCACGGTTTCCCATCTTCTTCCTTACGTGGTTATAGGCATGATCATGGGACTAGGCGCCAGAAAGCTCTTTAAATGGTAG
- a CDS encoding sigma-70 family RNA polymerase sigma factor, protein MTTSPSNTNTKPTDEQRWREYAVKAQSGDKRAYNALLKEIASFARSYILSSLANPEWVDDITQEILISVHKSLHTYSADRAFRPWLMSIIHFRRTDYLRKYYNARGNKQTTLDNADFQRANVTNPEHAGEYKDIEAALADLPENQRKVFEMIKIQGYTAKEVAGEMGMSVSAVKVSAHRTAKKLKEALE, encoded by the coding sequence ATGACAACCAGCCCATCAAACACCAACACCAAACCCACAGACGAACAACGTTGGCGCGAATATGCTGTAAAGGCGCAAAGTGGCGACAAGCGGGCTTACAATGCGCTTCTCAAAGAAATCGCCTCATTTGCGCGCAGCTACATTTTATCCAGCCTAGCAAATCCGGAATGGGTCGACGACATTACACAGGAAATTTTGATTTCCGTGCATAAATCCCTGCATACATACAGCGCCGATCGCGCGTTTCGTCCATGGCTCATGTCAATTATCCATTTTCGCCGCACAGATTACTTACGCAAATACTATAACGCACGCGGAAACAAGCAAACCACGCTCGATAACGCGGATTTTCAACGCGCAAATGTAACGAATCCAGAGCATGCAGGCGAATACAAAGACATAGAGGCGGCTTTGGCAGATCTGCCGGAAAACCAGAGAAAGGTCTTTGAGATGATCAAAATACAAGGCTATACGGCCAAAGAAGTGGCGGGTGAAATGGGCATGAGCGTCAGCGCGGTAAAAGTCTCTGCCCACAGAACAGCCAAAAAACTAAAGGAAGCATTAGAGTAA
- a CDS encoding DUF192 domain-containing protein: protein MKNLKPTAKYILILTALIGILAAFAMQPSKIHAQSQQPQETEPPRTAIKIPPLLEAEPFAQDTLRIRKDNGEELYFNIELALTPRQQSQGLMYRTEMPKDSGMLFLFNGPIKTSFWMKNTLIPLDMLFVHPDGTIHHIHHNARPQDKTSITSKFPAKAVLELNGGTADKMGIKEGDQIIHRLFNNDAAKP from the coding sequence ATGAAAAACTTAAAGCCCACCGCAAAATATATCCTTATTCTCACCGCATTGATTGGAATCCTCGCCGCATTCGCGATGCAACCTAGCAAGATACACGCACAAAGCCAGCAGCCACAAGAAACGGAGCCCCCGCGCACTGCAATCAAAATCCCCCCACTGCTGGAGGCCGAACCATTCGCGCAGGACACTCTGAGGATCAGAAAAGATAACGGTGAAGAACTTTATTTCAATATCGAACTGGCTCTTACACCTCGCCAACAGTCTCAGGGATTAATGTACCGCACGGAAATGCCGAAAGATTCCGGAATGTTGTTTCTCTTCAACGGCCCCATAAAAACATCCTTTTGGATGAAAAATACACTCATTCCGCTCGATATGTTGTTTGTGCATCCTGATGGCACTATTCACCATATACATCACAACGCTCGCCCTCAGGATAAAACAAGTATAACATCAAAATTTCCGGCCAAAGCTGTTTTGGAACTGAACGGCGGCACCGCAGACAAAATGGGCATTAAAGAGGGAGATCAGATCATTCATCGTCTGTTTAATAATGACGCTGCAAAACCCTAA
- a CDS encoding CBS domain-containing protein: protein MPSHAAITEQFLALPPDTEVEKALKELKKKKLESAIIINGKGQVEGTFSLQGVMKNLLPVSVAMEDGIQLDVTVRAAPGIAKRLRKVYPLKVSELMDRKVQAVAPETPIWEVINYLVSHNDSLWVIEPESGKCLGMITAQSAMDELKRLQESES, encoded by the coding sequence ATGCCTAGTCATGCCGCCATTACCGAACAGTTTCTAGCCCTCCCTCCCGACACTGAGGTAGAAAAAGCCCTTAAAGAACTCAAAAAGAAAAAACTGGAATCCGCTATTATTATTAATGGAAAAGGGCAGGTAGAAGGTACGTTTTCCTTGCAAGGTGTCATGAAAAATTTATTGCCGGTGTCAGTGGCTATGGAAGACGGTATTCAGCTTGATGTAACGGTGCGCGCAGCACCTGGAATTGCCAAGCGCCTGAGAAAGGTATATCCGCTTAAAGTTTCGGAACTCATGGATCGCAAAGTACAGGCGGTTGCCCCGGAAACGCCGATTTGGGAGGTTATAAACTATCTGGTCAGCCATAACGACTCATTATGGGTCATTGAGCCTGAATCAGGTAAGTGTTTGGGGATGATTACAGCCCAATCGGCCATGGATGAGCTCAAACGTTTGCAGGAAAGTGAATCATGA
- a CDS encoding ABC transporter ATP-binding protein — protein sequence MSKDITHHAALPKKTTLNLMKRLVKTYLAPYWVSVLTALLFMALAAAMTAAVAQLMQPILDEVLNGKKTDMILPVAAVILTVFILRGISTYAHTIMMNKVGQSIVADIQKDLFSHFMVLDLQFFHDNPSGQLISRVINDVNVMRIAVSDTLTGFGKSILTLVFLTGVMFYQDWKLSLVAFTIFPFAALFVARLGRRLRKVSTSIQKELGSLSDRLSQIFHGIRQVQAYGMEDFERGRAGEAIDSVKNLNIKSVRIGNLSTPVNEILVGFVFFGIILYGGHESAEGRMSAGQLGAFIAAFTLAYEPMKKLARLNNTMQTGLGAAERVFQMIDLVPNIQNESGARELADKTPSITFTDVQFQYEEGDTHALDGISFTAKSGSVTALVGPSGGGKSTVMNLILRFYDAKSGHIEIANQDIRTLTLETLRRHIALVSQDITIFDDTIAANIAYGRPDATQDEIIAAARAAAAHDFIESFPRGYETQVGEDGVKLSGGQRQRLSIARAILRDAPILLLDEATSALDNESEKLVQDALHKLEEGRTTLVIAHRLSTVQNADQILVLDHGRIVERGNHEALIQEKGLYAKMYQTGLKD from the coding sequence ATGTCTAAAGATATTACTCATCACGCTGCGCTGCCGAAGAAAACAACGCTTAACCTCATGAAAAGGTTGGTGAAAACATATCTTGCGCCATATTGGGTGAGTGTTTTGACGGCCTTGCTTTTCATGGCTCTGGCCGCCGCAATGACCGCCGCCGTCGCCCAGCTTATGCAGCCAATCCTGGATGAGGTTCTCAATGGCAAAAAAACCGACATGATTTTGCCCGTAGCCGCAGTAATTTTGACTGTGTTTATCCTACGGGGAATTTCAACCTATGCGCATACAATCATGATGAACAAGGTCGGCCAATCTATTGTTGCCGATATCCAAAAAGATCTATTTTCGCACTTCATGGTGCTGGATTTACAATTTTTCCACGACAATCCAAGCGGCCAGCTCATCTCACGTGTGATCAATGATGTGAATGTTATGCGCATCGCCGTTTCCGATACACTCACCGGCTTTGGCAAAAGCATCCTGACATTGGTTTTTCTCACCGGCGTAATGTTTTATCAGGACTGGAAACTCTCACTGGTCGCCTTCACGATCTTTCCATTTGCTGCGCTCTTTGTCGCGCGACTTGGTCGCCGCTTGCGTAAGGTTTCAACATCCATTCAAAAAGAACTCGGCAGCCTGTCCGACCGTCTCTCACAAATCTTCCACGGCATACGCCAGGTCCAGGCCTACGGTATGGAAGACTTTGAGCGCGGCCGCGCCGGAGAAGCTATCGACAGTGTAAAAAACCTGAACATCAAATCTGTACGCATTGGCAATCTTTCCACACCGGTCAATGAAATTCTCGTCGGTTTCGTTTTCTTCGGCATTATTCTTTATGGTGGGCATGAATCTGCAGAAGGGCGCATGAGCGCCGGACAACTCGGCGCGTTCATCGCGGCTTTTACACTGGCCTATGAACCCATGAAAAAACTCGCAAGACTAAACAACACAATGCAAACGGGCCTAGGCGCAGCGGAGCGTGTGTTCCAGATGATAGATCTTGTTCCCAACATTCAAAATGAATCCGGCGCGCGGGAACTCGCCGATAAAACGCCCTCTATTACCTTCACCGATGTCCAGTTCCAATATGAGGAGGGTGATACCCACGCTCTTGATGGCATCAGCTTTACCGCCAAATCCGGCAGCGTCACAGCGCTTGTTGGTCCATCTGGCGGCGGGAAAAGTACCGTCATGAATCTTATCCTGCGCTTTTATGATGCAAAATCTGGCCACATAGAAATTGCCAATCAGGATATTCGTACCCTTACACTTGAAACCCTGCGGAGGCATATAGCGCTTGTCTCGCAGGACATCACGATCTTTGATGATACCATCGCTGCTAATATCGCCTATGGTCGCCCCGACGCCACACAAGATGAAATTATCGCCGCCGCCAGGGCCGCCGCCGCCCATGATTTTATTGAAAGTTTTCCAAGAGGCTATGAAACGCAAGTTGGTGAAGACGGCGTAAAACTTTCCGGCGGTCAGCGCCAGCGTCTTTCAATTGCTCGCGCAATATTGCGTGATGCCCCAATCTTGTTGCTCGATGAAGCTACATCCGCGCTCGATAACGAATCTGAAAAACTGGTGCAAGACGCGCTGCATAAACTGGAGGAGGGACGTACAACACTTGTAATCGCGCATCGCCTCTCCACCGTACAAAATGCAGATCAAATCCTTGTGCTTGATCATGGTCGAATTGTTGAACGTGGAAATCACGAGGCCCTGATACAGGAAAAAGGACTTTATGCTAAAATGTATCAGACAGGCTTAAAGGATTAG
- a CDS encoding patatin-like phospholipase family protein, which yields MSDSESDKEVLDSEAPAHPPGIGLALGGGMARGFAHIGVLNVLNRHGIRPSIVAGTSIGAVVGASYLAGKLDEFEDWALSLNRMRILSYLDFRVRSAGMIGGHKLKKILEQNFKDMEIEDLPAPFIAIAADLVTGHEVWLRKGSLIEAMTASFALPGVFPPVERNHRFLVDGALVNPVPVAPAQAMGARMTIGVDLNADIIGKAAKPGQGYQTVAGFDLFNDADVPPEEQAKYTSTLTKRLFKRQEHAPSLFGVMVSALGIMQDRMTRSRLAGDPPDIHIKPQIGDIGLLEFEKAEELIARGEDAAVKALPDIRDAMEVFLPPHDA from the coding sequence ATGAGCGATTCTGAGAGCGATAAAGAGGTTTTGGATTCTGAAGCTCCGGCACATCCGCCGGGAATTGGTTTAGCCCTAGGCGGCGGTATGGCGCGCGGATTTGCGCATATCGGTGTGCTGAATGTTTTAAATCGTCACGGCATTCGTCCGTCTATTGTTGCGGGCACATCGATTGGTGCGGTTGTCGGGGCGAGTTATCTGGCCGGGAAGCTTGACGAGTTTGAAGACTGGGCGCTTTCGCTTAACCGGATGCGCATTTTATCCTATCTCGATTTTCGGGTGCGCAGCGCCGGAATGATCGGCGGACACAAGCTCAAAAAAATTCTTGAGCAAAATTTTAAGGATATGGAGATTGAAGACCTCCCTGCCCCGTTTATTGCGATTGCCGCGGATTTGGTAACGGGTCACGAAGTCTGGCTGCGCAAGGGCTCTTTGATTGAGGCAATGACCGCTTCGTTTGCGCTGCCCGGTGTGTTTCCTCCGGTAGAGCGCAATCATCGCTTTTTAGTGGATGGTGCGCTGGTTAACCCCGTGCCGGTAGCCCCGGCGCAAGCGATGGGCGCACGTATGACGATTGGCGTTGATTTGAACGCCGATATTATCGGGAAAGCGGCTAAACCCGGCCAAGGGTATCAGACAGTGGCCGGATTTGATTTGTTTAATGATGCCGATGTGCCGCCAGAAGAGCAAGCTAAATATACATCAACACTGACCAAGCGGCTGTTTAAGCGTCAGGAGCATGCGCCGAGTCTGTTTGGCGTTATGGTTTCGGCGTTGGGGATTATGCAGGATCGTATGACCCGTTCGCGGCTGGCCGGGGATCCGCCGGATATTCATATCAAGCCCCAGATCGGTGACATTGGTTTGTTGGAATTTGAAAAGGCCGAAGAACTTATTGCGCGCGGAGAAGATGCCGCAGTGAAGGCTCTACCAGATATTAGAGATGCGATGGAGGTTTTTCTGCCTCCGCATGATGCTTAG
- a CDS encoding TIGR01459 family HAD-type hydrolase, translating to MNTKTKFCNGISDISDSYAGFIIDQWGVLHDGHKPYDGVVDCLKELKSRKKHIIILSNSGKRAEANKERLKKIGIGPSLYDQIVTSGEITWQGIDQQNEGFFIGLGKKVYVISRGGDRSIVDGLDIEVVGDPAKADFLIISGSDAPDKTLEDYEPTLKSAARKGLTALCANPDSRGVMGSQSIMGPGTLARRYQDFGGVVHYIGKPHQPIFKHCIRILQEKEIYPGQTIVIGDALAHDILGGDLVNIDTCLVKTGLHTHAFEHAQTPASMNKALILLSHQFNNVRPTYLVESLKWGNPLPDRKHKKRAAR from the coding sequence ATGAACACCAAGACCAAGTTTTGTAACGGTATTTCCGATATTTCCGACAGCTATGCCGGCTTTATCATCGACCAGTGGGGCGTACTCCACGATGGACACAAGCCCTACGACGGTGTGGTTGACTGCTTGAAAGAACTCAAATCCCGTAAAAAACACATTATCATCCTGTCCAATTCCGGCAAGCGCGCTGAAGCTAACAAAGAACGTCTAAAAAAAATCGGTATCGGTCCCAGCCTTTATGATCAGATTGTAACCTCCGGGGAGATAACCTGGCAGGGAATTGATCAACAAAATGAAGGGTTTTTTATCGGGCTTGGCAAAAAAGTTTATGTCATAAGCCGCGGCGGAGACCGCTCAATTGTTGACGGGCTTGATATTGAGGTTGTGGGCGACCCTGCCAAGGCAGACTTCCTGATTATCAGCGGCTCTGACGCGCCAGATAAAACGCTCGAGGATTATGAGCCAACCCTGAAGAGTGCAGCACGCAAAGGCCTGACTGCTCTTTGTGCAAATCCTGACAGCCGCGGCGTTATGGGATCACAAAGCATTATGGGGCCTGGCACACTGGCCCGCCGTTATCAGGATTTTGGCGGCGTTGTACATTATATCGGCAAGCCTCATCAGCCAATTTTCAAACATTGCATCAGGATATTGCAGGAAAAAGAGATATATCCCGGCCAGACAATCGTGATCGGTGATGCGCTTGCCCACGATATCCTGGGCGGCGATCTGGTGAATATTGATACCTGCCTGGTCAAAACCGGCTTGCACACACACGCCTTCGAGCACGCACAAACTCCGGCTTCAATGAATAAAGCCCTGATCCTGCTTTCACATCAGTTTAACAACGTACGCCCAACATATTTGGTGGAAAGCCTGAAATGGGGCAACCCGCTTCCGGATCGGAAACACAAAAAACGCGCCGCGCGTTAA
- a CDS encoding alanine:cation symporter family protein: MSIDSKIDTFVQPFAEHAANFVFYSVPIGSGHEIKLILVWLVVASLFFTIYLGFVNFRYFKHAIDLLREPANPDDQTTGQITRFQALATSLSGTIGLGNIAGVAVAISVGGPGAALWMVFMGLFGMSTKFAEVVMGVKYRQFLDPNHPDRVSGGPMYYIREAFREKNMPLLGGVMGSFFAICCCFGVLGAASLFQTNQVFQQALIITGGEGSFLIGKAWMVGLFMVFIVGLVIIGGIRSIAAVTSKIVPFMGGLYLLTGLFVIGTYYAQLPAALVSIVTASFSPEAGLGGFLGALVMGVQRAVFSNEAGLGSAAIAHAAVKTDQPVTQGLVGMLGPFIDTIIVCMVTALVIIITGAYEQGNGMEGVELTSRAFGSVLPWFPYVLFVVVFLFAYSTLLSWAYYGVKAFTYLFGNTDLNEMFYKIIFCIFIVIGASAKLDNVILLTDASVFMMAIPNLIGLYLLAPALKKDLNAYTEKLKAT, translated from the coding sequence ATGAGTATTGATTCAAAAATTGACACATTCGTTCAGCCCTTTGCCGAACATGCGGCAAACTTTGTATTTTACTCCGTACCTATCGGCAGTGGCCATGAAATAAAGCTGATCCTGGTCTGGCTCGTTGTTGCCTCGCTGTTCTTTACCATCTATCTCGGCTTCGTCAATTTTCGTTATTTTAAACACGCGATCGATCTGCTACGCGAACCCGCAAATCCTGACGATCAGACGACAGGTCAGATTACCAGATTTCAGGCACTTGCCACTTCGCTCTCCGGCACTATTGGGCTGGGAAATATCGCAGGCGTAGCAGTCGCTATTTCGGTCGGCGGCCCCGGCGCAGCGCTGTGGATGGTCTTTATGGGCTTGTTCGGTATGTCGACTAAGTTTGCCGAGGTCGTAATGGGGGTCAAATACCGCCAGTTTCTCGATCCCAATCACCCGGATCGCGTATCTGGCGGGCCGATGTATTACATTCGTGAGGCTTTTCGCGAAAAAAACATGCCGCTGCTCGGCGGCGTCATGGGAAGCTTCTTTGCCATTTGCTGCTGCTTTGGCGTACTCGGTGCGGCCAGCCTGTTTCAAACCAATCAGGTGTTCCAGCAAGCCCTGATCATTACCGGCGGCGAGGGCAGCTTTCTGATTGGTAAGGCCTGGATGGTTGGGCTGTTCATGGTCTTTATTGTCGGGCTTGTTATCATTGGTGGCATCCGTTCCATCGCCGCCGTAACCAGCAAAATCGTCCCTTTCATGGGCGGGCTTTACCTTTTGACCGGATTATTTGTTATCGGCACATATTATGCACAACTCCCCGCCGCGCTGGTCAGTATTGTAACAGCCTCATTTTCTCCTGAGGCCGGTTTGGGAGGGTTTCTCGGTGCGCTCGTCATGGGTGTGCAGCGCGCAGTTTTTTCCAATGAGGCAGGACTCGGCTCTGCTGCCATTGCTCACGCCGCTGTCAAAACAGATCAGCCTGTAACCCAAGGGCTTGTCGGTATGTTAGGCCCCTTCATCGATACCATTATCGTGTGCATGGTCACGGCATTGGTCATCATCATCACTGGTGCTTACGAACAGGGCAATGGCATGGAAGGGGTAGAACTGACCTCCCGTGCCTTTGGCAGCGTATTGCCATGGTTCCCTTACGTGCTGTTTGTCGTCGTCTTCCTGTTCGCGTATTCAACTTTACTGTCATGGGCTTATTACGGCGTAAAAGCCTTCACCTACCTATTCGGTAACACTGACCTCAACGAAATGTTCTATAAAATCATCTTCTGCATTTTCATTGTCATTGGCGCATCCGCCAAGCTCGATAACGTTATCCTGCTCACAGACGCATCCGTCTTCATGATGGCGATCCCCAACCTGATTGGCTTATATTTACTCGCTCCCGCATTGAAAAAAGATCTCAATGCCTACACCGAGAAATTAAAAGCCACATAA
- the miaB gene encoding tRNA (N6-isopentenyl adenosine(37)-C2)-methylthiotransferase MiaB codes for MPNNVQKSKKLFIKTWGCQMNSYDSNRMSDILRPLGYRVVDTPDDADMVILNTCHIREKATDKVFSDLGRLRPLKEKKEADGGKMLMAVAGCVAQAEGDFILERAPYVDMVFGPQTYHELPEMVLKANGNERIVNTDFDGDNKFDKLPEEQKNSGVSAFLSIQEGCDKFCTFCVVPYTRGSEYSRSVQEILNEAKRLVDNGALEIIVLGQNVNAFHGTGPDGSVWGLGQLLRAINEIEGIQRIRYTTSHPRDMDDDLIAAHGELDKLMPFLHLPVQSGSDKILKAMNRKHTRDLYFDVIEKLRKARPDLAFSSDFIVGFPGETEEDFEDTMNLVRRVEFSSCYSFKFSARPGTPAANMQNLVHESIASERLARLQSLLNEQQIAFNRQSVGLTLPILFDRKGKREGQLVGRSPFNQSVFVEGNERLMNSIADVKISEGYENSLTGNVVTGETESRVAP; via the coding sequence ATGCCAAATAACGTACAGAAGAGCAAAAAGCTATTTATTAAGACGTGGGGCTGTCAGATGAACAGTTATGACAGCAATCGCATGTCTGATATTCTGCGACCACTGGGCTATAGAGTCGTTGATACGCCAGACGATGCGGATATGGTGATTCTCAATACCTGCCATATTCGGGAAAAAGCCACCGATAAGGTGTTTTCAGATTTGGGGCGCTTGCGTCCTTTGAAAGAAAAGAAAGAGGCGGACGGTGGCAAGATGCTGATGGCGGTTGCAGGTTGCGTGGCCCAAGCTGAAGGTGATTTCATTTTAGAACGCGCGCCCTATGTAGACATGGTGTTTGGGCCGCAGACCTATCATGAATTGCCAGAGATGGTGCTCAAAGCCAACGGCAATGAGCGAATTGTGAATACCGACTTTGACGGAGACAACAAGTTCGACAAGCTGCCCGAAGAGCAAAAAAATTCCGGCGTATCGGCGTTTCTTTCTATTCAGGAAGGATGCGATAAATTTTGCACGTTTTGCGTGGTGCCCTATACGCGCGGCAGTGAATATTCACGCAGCGTTCAGGAGATATTGAATGAGGCCAAGCGGCTGGTCGATAACGGCGCACTCGAAATTATTGTGCTGGGGCAGAATGTGAATGCGTTTCACGGCACCGGACCGGATGGCAGTGTTTGGGGGCTGGGACAGCTTTTACGCGCGATTAACGAGATTGAAGGCATACAGCGCATCCGTTATACCACTTCGCACCCGCGTGATATGGACGATGATCTGATTGCGGCACATGGGGAACTGGACAAGCTGATGCCGTTTTTGCATTTGCCGGTGCAGTCGGGCTCTGACAAAATTTTGAAAGCGATGAACCGCAAGCATACGCGCGATTTGTATTTTGATGTGATTGAAAAGCTACGCAAGGCGCGGCCTGATCTTGCCTTTTCATCGGACTTTATTGTCGGTTTTCCCGGTGAAACGGAAGAAGATTTCGAAGACACGATGAATCTGGTACGCCGGGTTGAGTTTTCTTCGTGCTATAGTTTTAAATTCTCCGCCCGTCCCGGTACGCCGGCGGCGAATATGCAAAATCTTGTACATGAGAGCATTGCCTCTGAGCGTCTGGCGCGTTTGCAGAGTTTGCTCAATGAACAGCAGATTGCCTTTAACCGCCAGAGCGTTGGCCTTACCCTGCCCATTCTGTTTGATCGCAAGGGCAAACGCGAGGGGCAGCTTGTGGGGCGCAGCCCGTTTAATCAATCGGTGTTTGTTGAGGGCAATGAACGTCTGATGAATTCAATCGCTGATGTTAAGATCAGTGAGGGGTATGAAAACTCACTGACCGGCAACGTGGTGACGGGGGAAACCGAGAGCCGGGTTGCACCCTAA
- a CDS encoding PhoH family protein produces the protein MFGAHNAHLHYLEDRLGIDIADRGNRLTLSGDAGAIKTAEHILNRLWNKIEQNHEVGTAEIDAELRFLEDKEKPKTQEQKDKVMSKDDIVIKTKKKTIVARSPNQALYMRSILDHEMVFGLGPAGTGKTYLAVAVGVAMYLEGKVERLIFARPAVEAGERLGFLPGDMKDKVDPYLRPIYDALHDMMPYDFMVKKIEDGDIEIAPLAFMRGRTLSNAFVILDEAQNTTTTQMKMILTRLGESSRMVINGDLSQTDLPVGVKSGLRDASEILDGIEDIQFIHFQKDDVIRHKLVSKIVNAYENKK, from the coding sequence CTGTTTGGTGCGCATAATGCGCATCTGCATTATCTTGAAGACAGGCTTGGTATTGATATTGCCGATCGCGGTAACCGGCTTACGCTTTCGGGTGATGCCGGGGCTATAAAAACTGCCGAGCACATTCTCAATCGTTTATGGAATAAAATTGAACAAAATCATGAGGTCGGCACAGCAGAAATTGATGCAGAGCTGCGTTTTTTAGAAGATAAAGAAAAGCCGAAAACACAGGAACAAAAAGACAAGGTTATGTCCAAAGATGACATTGTAATTAAAACCAAGAAGAAGACGATTGTAGCTCGCTCGCCTAATCAGGCGCTCTATATGCGCTCTATTCTTGATCATGAAATGGTGTTTGGACTTGGCCCTGCGGGGACCGGAAAGACATATCTGGCTGTAGCCGTGGGTGTTGCGATGTATCTTGAAGGCAAGGTGGAGCGTTTAATCTTTGCTCGCCCTGCCGTAGAAGCCGGGGAGCGGCTGGGCTTTTTACCTGGCGACATGAAGGATAAAGTTGATCCATATTTGCGACCAATTTATGACGCGCTGCACGACATGATGCCATATGATTTTATGGTTAAAAAAATCGAAGATGGGGATATTGAAATTGCACCGCTGGCCTTTATGCGCGGGCGCACCTTAAGCAATGCATTTGTGATTCTGGATGAGGCACAAAACACCACGACAACGCAGATGAAGATGATTTTGACACGGCTGGGGGAGTCCTCACGCATGGTGATAAATGGCGACCTTTCGCAGACCGATTTACCTGTGGGAGTGAAATCAGGCCTGCGCGATGCGAGCGAGATTCTTGACGGCATTGAAGACATCCAGTTTATTCACTTCCAAAAAGATGATGTCATTCGTCATAAGTTGGTGAGCAAGATTGTTAATGCTTATGAGAACAAGAAATAG
- the ybeY gene encoding rRNA maturation RNase YbeY: MNQPIIDISIQHSEWTRAIRDIQNIVISVIGLTLEKADVEAQGKELSLVLADNDFVQALNKEWRGKDKPTNVLSFPQDEPMLLGDIILAYETVRDEAKEQDKRFEDHATHLIVHGLLHLLGHDHIEEADAQIMESLEIEILRTLNIKNPYDHESFVA; the protein is encoded by the coding sequence ATGAACCAGCCCATTATTGATATATCAATCCAGCATAGTGAATGGACACGCGCGATACGCGATATTCAAAATATTGTGATTTCCGTGATTGGTCTGACATTGGAAAAAGCCGATGTTGAGGCGCAGGGTAAAGAGCTGAGCCTTGTGCTGGCGGATAATGATTTTGTGCAAGCGCTGAATAAGGAATGGCGGGGCAAGGATAAACCGACCAATGTGCTGTCCTTCCCGCAAGACGAGCCGATGCTGCTGGGTGATATTATTCTGGCTTATGAAACCGTGCGCGATGAAGCCAAAGAACAGGATAAGAGGTTTGAAGATCATGCGACGCATTTGATTGTGCATGGACTTTTGCATTTGCTTGGGCATGATCATATTGAAGAAGCAGATGCGCAGATCATGGAATCGCTTGAAATCGAGATATTAAGAACGTTGAATATAAAAAACCCTTATGATCACGAGAGTTTCGTGGCATAA